From Syntrophales bacterium, a single genomic window includes:
- a CDS encoding ABC transporter substrate-binding protein, translating into MRVLKILMVFLLSVTLCFTFGMSSSMAAGSVKVGIVLPLTGAQAKFGEVEKLSFDLALEEINAAGGINGKKLELLIEDDTGRPEVGRSVVEKLITKDKVVMLGGGYSSSVTYAVAGVCQQNAMPFLVNTGSADKITTSGWDWIYRLNPPASHYADAVESLLVATIKPKSVAILHENSLFGTSGAKAFEKTCNNLGIKVLLKQGYEHGGIDYRPVLTQIKRLNPDIIYMVSYIMDASLLMKQSREMKLTPKMFIGGAGGFTLPEFVENAGKASDKVISATLWHQVLPFPGAMDYYNKFVAKYNRDTEYHGAEAYAACYVIADVLKRAKSFGNTDIKKALSETDLMTVFGQVKFGTWGKMINQNKADTYVVQWIDGKLEMVWPEKASTKKFEYPVDWLKVWGY; encoded by the coding sequence ATGAGAGTTTTAAAAATTTTGATGGTATTCCTTTTATCAGTAACCTTGTGTTTCACTTTCGGGATGTCGTCTTCTATGGCCGCCGGTTCAGTGAAGGTGGGTATTGTTCTCCCGCTTACCGGTGCTCAGGCTAAATTCGGAGAGGTTGAAAAGCTCTCTTTCGATCTTGCACTGGAAGAGATCAATGCGGCAGGTGGCATTAACGGTAAAAAACTGGAGCTGCTCATAGAAGATGATACGGGGCGTCCGGAGGTTGGCCGTTCCGTCGTTGAAAAACTTATCACCAAAGACAAGGTTGTGATGCTTGGTGGTGGGTACAGCAGTTCGGTAACTTACGCCGTGGCCGGTGTCTGCCAGCAAAACGCGATGCCTTTTCTTGTCAATACCGGTTCTGCGGATAAGATTACCACTTCAGGATGGGATTGGATATATCGTTTAAATCCGCCGGCAAGTCACTATGCAGATGCTGTTGAAAGTCTACTGGTAGCAACAATCAAACCCAAATCGGTTGCAATCCTTCACGAAAATTCTCTTTTTGGAACGTCTGGTGCGAAAGCCTTTGAAAAGACCTGTAATAATTTGGGAATTAAGGTTCTTTTAAAACAGGGGTATGAGCATGGCGGAATCGATTATAGGCCGGTTTTGACCCAGATTAAACGACTCAATCCCGATATCATATACATGGTATCCTATATCATGGACGCCTCTCTTCTCATGAAGCAGTCGAGAGAAATGAAACTGACGCCGAAGATGTTTATTGGTGGTGCGGGCGGATTTACCCTTCCCGAATTCGTTGAAAATGCGGGGAAAGCTTCTGATAAAGTTATTTCAGCCACACTCTGGCATCAGGTTCTTCCTTTCCCGGGGGCGATGGATTACTATAACAAATTCGTAGCCAAATATAATCGAGACACAGAATATCATGGGGCAGAGGCATATGCCGCGTGCTATGTGATCGCTGACGTTCTGAAAAGGGCCAAATCGTTCGGGAATACCGATATCAAGAAGGCGCTTTCTGAAACAGATCTGATGACGGTTTTTGGGCAGGTTAAATTTGGCACCTGGGGTAAGATGATAAACCAGAATAAAGCAGACACCTATGTCGTTCAGTGGATTGATGGAAAACTGGAAATGGTCTGGCCTGAAAAGGCTTCAACGAAAAAATTCGAATATCCTGTGGACTGGCTGAAGGTCTGGGGATACTAA
- a CDS encoding ABC transporter ATP-binding protein, whose amino-acid sequence MALLEIKNLVKAFGGLKAVNDVTFHVDEGEIFGLIGPNGSGKTTTFNCINNYYPITSGDVVFKGKSIKGLKTYKVCHLGIGRTFQVVKPLARMTVLENVTASAFCRVNAIGEAEEAALKVLEFTNLIGEKDKLAKSLPIGGRKRLEIARALATKPELILLDETAAGLNPSELDEAIELIKKMRDSGITILIIEHIMKVIMTISDRIHAINFGQTIASGTPEEVANNPAVIEAYLGVE is encoded by the coding sequence ATGGCACTCCTTGAAATAAAAAATCTTGTTAAAGCCTTTGGAGGGCTTAAAGCGGTTAACGATGTTACTTTTCATGTAGACGAAGGTGAGATATTCGGTCTTATCGGACCGAACGGATCCGGAAAAACCACCACCTTCAATTGTATCAATAATTATTATCCTATTACGTCCGGGGATGTCGTTTTCAAAGGTAAAAGTATAAAGGGGTTGAAGACTTATAAAGTCTGCCACCTTGGCATAGGCCGGACCTTCCAGGTTGTCAAACCCCTTGCCAGGATGACGGTGTTGGAAAATGTAACAGCATCTGCTTTTTGCCGAGTCAATGCCATAGGGGAAGCCGAAGAAGCAGCGCTAAAGGTGTTGGAGTTCACTAATCTTATAGGGGAAAAGGACAAGTTGGCGAAAAGTCTTCCTATAGGGGGAAGAAAGAGGCTTGAAATTGCCCGTGCTCTTGCTACAAAACCGGAACTTATACTTCTTGACGAGACCGCGGCAGGATTAAATCCTTCAGAACTTGATGAGGCTATTGAGCTGATTAAAAAGATGAGGGATAGCGGGATTACCATCTTGATTATAGAACATATAATGAAGGTAATCATGACAATATCGGATCGTATCCATGCTATCAATTTCGGCCAGACCATTGCCTCAGGCACCCCTGAGGAGGTTGCCAATAATCCGGCGGTAATAGAAGCCTATTTGGGGGTTGAATAA
- a CDS encoding PAS domain-containing protein, which yields KTREITSIIKYMPAVVYIKDKEYRYVMVNSQFEELFDVRKQEIVGKTDYEIFPEKIAAQFRTNEVRIFKERQSIQVEESVSQKDGIHTYLSVKFPLYDERESVRGLCGIAMDITVIKKAQDQLRRLSGGVIASQEKERAAIARELHDELGQMLTALRMDCVWLMKGLGENDSQMVERALTMCNLIDRTIDEVKDMATRLRPGVLDHLGLIDALEWYTTDFEKRTGLACFFERLNVPHINNVLSTATYRIAQEALTNVARHSHATRVDIILEAEDGTLALTVVDNGHGFDMRNISEPDCLGIIGMRERANLVGGNLEIQSQQGKGTQVYFRAPINDQKGVVH from the coding sequence AAGACAAGGGAGATTACGAGCATTATTAAATATATGCCTGCGGTTGTCTATATCAAAGACAAAGAATATCGATATGTAATGGTCAATTCCCAGTTTGAAGAGTTGTTTGATGTGCGAAAACAGGAGATCGTTGGCAAAACCGACTATGAAATATTTCCGGAGAAGATAGCCGCTCAGTTTCGTACGAACGAGGTGCGAATTTTCAAGGAGAGGCAGTCGATACAGGTAGAGGAAAGCGTCTCTCAGAAGGATGGCATCCATACCTATCTTTCAGTAAAATTTCCTCTTTATGATGAACGGGAATCTGTACGAGGTTTATGTGGGATAGCAATGGATATAACCGTAATCAAGAAAGCCCAGGATCAACTGAGACGCCTTTCCGGTGGTGTCATAGCCAGTCAGGAGAAAGAGCGTGCCGCCATAGCCCGGGAACTGCATGATGAACTGGGCCAGATGCTCACGGCGCTGCGCATGGATTGTGTGTGGCTTATGAAAGGCCTGGGTGAAAATGATTCCCAAATGGTAGAACGGGCGTTGACAATGTGTAACCTTATCGATAGGACCATTGATGAAGTTAAAGATATGGCAACTCGTCTTCGCCCGGGGGTGCTCGACCACCTTGGACTCATTGATGCGCTGGAATGGTACACCACGGATTTTGAAAAACGCACGGGACTTGCCTGTTTTTTTGAGCGTCTGAATGTGCCGCACATAAATAATGTACTTTCTACGGCGACCTATAGAATTGCACAGGAGGCTCTTACCAATGTGGCCCGACACTCACATGCTACCCGTGTAGATATTATCCTGGAAGCAGAAGATGGAACATTGGCTCTTACAGTAGTAGACAATGGTCATGGATTTGATATGCGAAACATTTCGGAACCTGACTGTCTGGGGATAATAGGGATGCGCGAGCGTGCCAATCTGGTTGGCGGCAACCTGGAAATTCAATCGCAACAGGGAAAAGGCACTCAGGTCTATTTCAGAGCGCCTATCAATGACCAGAAAGGGGTAGTTCATTGA
- a CDS encoding branched-chain amino acid ABC transporter permease, whose translation MKKNLTLIILGIVCLVFPLVVRSDYYQHLAIIVLIWVIVGSAWNLLAGYTGQVSFGHAIFFGVGAYTAGIFATKLGISAWWGMMFGGIAAMLIGLFVGWVCFRLRGPYFALGTLAGGEIIRLIATNWESLTDGMVGILIIQSFRSKLPYYYIALLLAFACVFAIHLIMKSKWGYYFVSIRENQEAAESLGINTLLYKNVSLMVSSFFTGMAGAFYMNYMAFIDPEVVFSLHYISIMAILVGIVGGVGTIMGPAVGAFIMVGVQETFRSSFFGLAPAWISQGHAMAFGLLVVFVIMFLANGVVGDWSKIKRYVFRIKPSSVS comes from the coding sequence ATGAAAAAAAATTTGACATTAATTATTCTGGGAATTGTTTGTTTGGTTTTCCCGTTGGTTGTCCGCTCTGATTATTATCAGCACCTGGCCATCATTGTTCTTATATGGGTTATCGTCGGTTCTGCGTGGAATCTTCTGGCAGGTTACACCGGTCAGGTATCTTTTGGACATGCCATATTTTTCGGTGTCGGCGCGTATACCGCGGGTATATTTGCTACTAAACTGGGGATATCTGCTTGGTGGGGTATGATGTTCGGGGGCATCGCAGCCATGTTGATCGGGCTTTTTGTTGGCTGGGTCTGTTTCAGGTTGAGAGGTCCTTATTTTGCCCTGGGCACTCTCGCCGGAGGCGAAATTATCAGACTCATCGCCACCAACTGGGAAAGCCTGACAGACGGGATGGTGGGGATTCTCATTATCCAGTCTTTCAGAAGCAAGCTCCCTTATTATTATATCGCGCTACTATTAGCTTTTGCCTGTGTTTTTGCCATACATCTGATTATGAAGTCTAAATGGGGATATTATTTCGTCTCCATAAGGGAGAATCAGGAAGCTGCAGAATCCTTGGGCATAAATACGCTTCTTTATAAAAATGTGTCCCTTATGGTAAGTTCCTTTTTCACAGGAATGGCAGGAGCTTTTTACATGAATTATATGGCGTTTATCGACCCTGAGGTGGTGTTTTCCCTGCACTACATATCCATTATGGCGATTCTGGTCGGTATAGTGGGCGGAGTCGGCACCATCATGGGGCCTGCTGTAGGTGCCTTTATTATGGTAGGAGTTCAGGAAACATTCAGAAGCTCGTTCTTTGGCCTGGCTCCGGCATGGATAAGCCAGGGACACGCGATGGCTTTCGGCCTGCTGGTCGTATTTGTGATCATGTTTTTAGCAAATGGTGTAGTGGGCGATTGGTCGAAAATTAAACGGTATGTTTTTAGAATTAAACCATCATCTGTCTCATAA
- a CDS encoding ABC transporter ATP-binding protein — protein MLKVNGINVFYGDLQVIWDITFHVKEKEIVVLVGANGAGKSTTLKTISSMLTPQKGTIEFGDGIRLDQLPASKIIEHGLVHVPEARRLFPDMSVEENLIMGSLTAEAKGKRNETMEHVYGLFPILGERKKQMAGTLSGGEQQMLAIGRGLMGHPKMMMFDEPSLGLSPLLTQQIFGMIKKINGEGVTILLVEQNVRQTLAMCHRAYVLENGRTVLEGTGQELMHNEHVKEAFLGI, from the coding sequence ATGTTAAAGGTTAACGGTATAAATGTTTTCTATGGAGATCTTCAGGTTATCTGGGATATTACCTTTCATGTAAAGGAAAAAGAGATTGTAGTTCTGGTTGGTGCTAATGGAGCTGGGAAATCCACCACGCTCAAGACTATATCCTCCATGCTGACGCCGCAGAAGGGAACAATAGAGTTTGGTGATGGTATTCGTCTCGATCAGTTGCCGGCCAGTAAGATTATTGAGCATGGTCTCGTGCATGTTCCTGAGGCGAGACGTCTATTTCCCGATATGAGCGTAGAGGAAAACCTTATTATGGGTTCACTCACTGCCGAGGCTAAAGGGAAGCGCAATGAAACAATGGAACATGTTTACGGGCTTTTCCCGATACTCGGTGAAAGAAAAAAACAGATGGCAGGAACCCTTTCAGGGGGGGAGCAGCAAATGCTGGCTATAGGCAGAGGACTGATGGGTCATCCAAAGATGATGATGTTTGATGAACCCTCCTTGGGCCTTTCGCCGCTTCTGACGCAGCAAATCTTCGGTATGATAAAAAAGATCAATGGAGAGGGTGTTACGATTCTTCTCGTTGAACAGAATGTCAGGCAGACTCTGGCCATGTGTCACCGGGCCTATGTCCTGGAAAATGGAAGGACAGTTCTTGAGGGGACAGGTCAGGAGTTGATGCATAACGAGCATGTGAAAGAAGCTTTCCTGGGGATATAA
- a CDS encoding response regulator transcription factor: protein MIKVLLADDHSIVRAGLRRIVEESGEMTVIAEAADGNEAIKQVRETLPDVAVVDISMPGMDGLEVLNQLRSYCPELPILILTMHEEEQYVFRAIGAGARGYMTKRSAPEELVNAIRKVHSGGRYLSDSAAEALALRLGRGTSNMSLLDTLSNREIQVLRCLSLGKTNSEIAEIYHISIKTVDTYRSRLLRKLNLRNNAELSRFAIQNGLIEP from the coding sequence TTGATTAAGGTTCTATTGGCAGATGATCATAGCATTGTTAGAGCCGGCCTTCGACGTATTGTTGAAGAGAGCGGAGAAATGACAGTAATCGCGGAAGCGGCCGACGGCAATGAGGCCATTAAACAGGTACGGGAAACACTGCCTGACGTGGCGGTGGTCGATATTTCCATGCCCGGCATGGATGGGCTGGAGGTGCTTAATCAACTTCGTTCTTATTGTCCGGAGCTGCCAATTCTCATCCTTACAATGCATGAAGAGGAACAGTATGTTTTCCGGGCGATAGGTGCAGGAGCCAGGGGATATATGACCAAGCGATCGGCGCCGGAGGAACTCGTGAATGCCATTCGAAAGGTTCATAGCGGTGGACGCTACCTCAGTGATTCAGCGGCGGAGGCATTGGCGCTCCGCTTGGGCAGGGGAACGAGCAACATGTCTTTGCTGGATACTCTTTCCAACAGGGAAATTCAAGTATTGAGATGTCTGTCTCTGGGAAAGACGAACAGCGAGATTGCAGAAATTTATCACATCAGTATAAAGACAGTCGATACTTACCGCTCTCGCCTTCTCAGGAAGCTCAATCTGCGGAACAATGCGGAGTTGTCACGATTTGCCATACAAAACGGGCTTATCGAACCATGA
- a CDS encoding branched-chain amino acid ABC transporter permease, which produces MDVLIQTLVAGVLIGGIYCLIGIGMSLIMGVMGIINLAHGQLMMVAMYITFVLSSYMHVDPYFSLIVAMPALFLLGCFLQKYLLNPLMKIDSILPENQVLMTVGIGMVLAEICRFIFTSDYKTVQTSYGGEAFFIGNISFNLPMCIAFIFAIVITLALFWFLAKTDTGRSIRATAQDKEAATLMGVNSTRITIITFGLGSALVASAGSLLIPIFYLFPDIGGPFTLKAFVICILGGLGSTVGAIFGGLTLGIAESLGATYVGMGYKEMVGFVIFVIALVFLPGGLVGIKRLIKS; this is translated from the coding sequence ATGGATGTTTTGATCCAGACGTTAGTAGCGGGGGTTCTTATAGGTGGTATTTACTGCCTGATCGGAATTGGAATGTCCCTTATCATGGGCGTCATGGGGATTATAAACCTCGCCCACGGTCAGTTGATGATGGTCGCCATGTATATTACCTTTGTCTTATCCTCTTATATGCATGTTGATCCCTATTTTTCGCTCATTGTCGCAATGCCGGCCCTGTTTCTCCTTGGCTGTTTTCTGCAAAAATATCTGTTGAATCCGCTGATGAAAATCGATTCTATCCTTCCTGAAAATCAGGTTTTGATGACCGTGGGAATAGGCATGGTCCTTGCTGAGATATGCAGGTTTATTTTTACTTCAGATTACAAGACAGTTCAAACATCGTACGGTGGTGAAGCTTTCTTTATCGGTAATATTTCTTTTAATCTGCCGATGTGTATAGCCTTTATCTTTGCGATTGTTATTACGCTTGCGCTTTTCTGGTTTCTCGCCAAGACGGATACCGGTCGTTCCATCCGTGCCACTGCGCAGGATAAGGAAGCGGCGACTCTGATGGGTGTGAACAGCACCCGTATTACAATCATAACCTTTGGCCTGGGTTCGGCATTGGTAGCGTCGGCTGGAAGTTTGTTGATACCGATCTTTTATCTTTTCCCCGATATTGGAGGCCCATTTACCCTGAAGGCGTTTGTTATTTGTATACTGGGAGGCTTGGGAAGTACTGTGGGGGCAATTTTTGGCGGGCTCACGTTGGGTATTGCCGAATCTCTCGGCGCAACGTATGTCGGCATGGGTTATAAAGAGATGGTTGGTTTTGTAATTTTCGTAATTGCCCTGGTATTCTTACCTGGTGGTTTGGTCGGTATAAAACGTCTTATTAAATCATAG